Sequence from the Paenibacillus tundrae genome:
ACCATATAGCTTAATACAGGCTCCATCCTTCGGGATGAGGGTCTTTTTTGTATGTTTATTGCCGTTTAGTTGTAGAGAAGTAATAGGGAATTGTTGTTGGTGAAAAGCGAAGTAAACAATCGTTCTAAGAACTGACGATAAAATTATTTTCACGAAGGGGTTGTTTTTCGTTAAAGATTCGTTAAAATAATATTAACATTAAAAATATTTTAACGTTGAAAGGCGGATTAACAATGAGTGAAGGTATAGTGGTACGCAAGCAGGGAATTGGAGAATTGTTACGTATCAGACCGTACGTGCAGTTTATGCTAGGCAAGGTTATCGCTAGGTTTGGTGATTCGATTGATTCAATCGCTTATAGCTGGATGGTGTATATGTTAACGGGTTCGAAGTTGCTAATGGGGACACTGCTCGCGGTTAATTTCTTGCCTAATATTCTGCTGGGTCTGTTCGTAGGAGCACTGGTTGACCGAATGTCGCCTAAAAAAGTGATTGTACTCACCAATGCGGGGCGTGGATTACTTGTTGGTATCACAGCTTTGTTGTTTGGTTTGGGTCAATTGCAAGTATGGCATCTGTTCGTTGTAACCATCCTGATCTCGCTTCTAGAGTGCTTCACTTCGCCTGCAGAGGTATCCAGTGTACCGCGGTTATTGCCTCAATCCATGTTGCTTTCCGGTAATGCGATGTCGTCTTCAGCGTCAAGAGTGGCAGAGCTTGCAGGACTTGCGTTGGCAGGGGCGCTCATTGCAACAGCAGGCATTGCATGGACTATTTTTATCGATGCTGTATTGTTCGCCTTAAGCGCAATATGCATGAGTCGTGTTGTGTATCCAACCAGCAATACATCGTCTAAGCATGAGAATCGAGCTATACATGATGATTCGGTGAATCAGTCTTCTAACGCCAAAAGTATATTTTCCGAAATGATGGATGCCTTTCTTTTTGTTCGTAAACATGTCCTTCTGCTCATCGTCTCCATCTTGTTTGCTTTCGTCAATTTCTGTCTAATGCCCTTTAATGTTCTACGAACGCCGTATGTCATGGAGACACTTCAGGCAGGAGCGGGCGGATTGAGTCTGCTTAGTGGACTGATGGTAGGGGGAATGGTGCTTAGTGGGCTATGGATGTCACATGCAGGAGCGAATTATCGTAAAAGCATGCTGGTCATTAGCGGCATTGTCATGCTCGGTCTTAGTTATGCATTAACTGCACTGCCTGCCTATATGTCGGACTACCAATTGCCTGCTGCCGCCGCCTGCTGCTTGCTGATGGGATTCGGGATCCCACTCGCTACGACACCACTTGCCTCTTATCTGATGGAGGTTACCCCTTCCGAGATGCTCGGTAGAGTATCAGCTCTTCAAAGTATGTTATGTCTCAGTGTTGTTCCGCTTGGTAGTTTGGCTGCTGGAGCGCTGGCGGAGTGGATTGCATTGCCTGTACT
This genomic interval carries:
- a CDS encoding MFS transporter: MSEGIVVRKQGIGELLRIRPYVQFMLGKVIARFGDSIDSIAYSWMVYMLTGSKLLMGTLLAVNFLPNILLGLFVGALVDRMSPKKVIVLTNAGRGLLVGITALLFGLGQLQVWHLFVVTILISLLECFTSPAEVSSVPRLLPQSMLLSGNAMSSSASRVAELAGLALAGALIATAGIAWTIFIDAVLFALSAICMSRVVYPTSNTSSKHENRAIHDDSVNQSSNAKSIFSEMMDAFLFVRKHVLLLIVSILFAFVNFCLMPFNVLRTPYVMETLQAGAGGLSLLSGLMVGGMVLSGLWMSHAGANYRKSMLVISGIVMLGLSYALTALPAYMSDYQLPAAAACCLLMGFGIPLATTPLASYLMEVTPSEMLGRVSALQSMLCLSVVPLGSLAAGALAEWIALPVLFIVFGLLLALSVIMILFSKSFRQMS